The Camelus dromedarius isolate mCamDro1 chromosome 25, mCamDro1.pat, whole genome shotgun sequence genome has a segment encoding these proteins:
- the SMCO3 gene encoding single-pass membrane and coiled-coil domain-containing protein 3 has translation MAQSDLLYPENPRRRQEVHRLHQELLDCLSDSFYATNKLTGVLNMHLGCRLASIEMKRDGTIKENCDIIIQAIMKIQKELQKVDEALKDKLEPTLYRKLQDIKERETEKIAIVQKVISVILGEATSAASAVAVKLVGSNIATGIINKLVTVLAQIGASLLGSIGVAVLGLGIDMIFRAILGAVEKTQLQAAIKSYEKHLVEFKSASEKYHHAITEVTNTVEHQMK, from the coding sequence ATGGCTCAGAGTGACCTCCTCTACCCAGAGAACCCAAGAAGGAGGCAAGAAGTACACCGTCTTCACCAGGAGCTCCTGGACTGCTTATCTGACAGCTTCTATGCCACCAATAAGCTGACTGGggttttaaatatgcacttaggGTGCAGGCTGGCCTCCATTGAAATGAAAAGAGATGGGACCATCAAAGAGAACTGTGATATCATCATCCAAGCCATAATGAAAATCCAGAAAGAACTGCAAAAGGTTGATGAAGCACTGAAAGATAAACTAGAGCCAACCCTTTATAGAAAACTTCAGGATattaaggaaagagaaacagagaaaattgcaATAGTACAAAAGGTTATTTCAGTCATCCTGGGAGAAGCTACTTCTGCTGCCAGTGCAGTGGCTGTTAAACTTGTGGGCTCAAATATCGCAACTGGCATAATTAACAAATTGGTCACTGTGCTAGCTCAAATTGGTGCTTCTCTCCTTGGCAGCATAGGAGTGGCTGTTCTTGGCCTAGGCATAGATATGATCTTCCGTGCCATCCTGGGAGCAGTGGAGAAAACACAGCTTCAAGCAGCCATCAAAAGTTATGAGAAGCATCTGGTGGAATTCAAGTCAGCTTCAGAAAAATATCATCATGCCATTACTGAGGTCACCAACACAGTGGAACACCAAATGAAATAA